The DNA window TATGGAGCTGAACAAGTTCCGTGCGGGCTTCGATTTCCTTGAAATGCGGGGTGAAGTGGAAGGCGGCGAGACAGAGAAACTAGCCAAATGGTGGGAAACTTTCCAGAATGCCGGCCGAGAAATGCGTCAGGCAATGGCTGCCGACCTCGACGACCAAGCACCAAAAGGTCAGCGTCGCCGTAAAACCTACCGTAAGAAAAAAAGTAAGCCTAAATCATGATCACAGCATACATTGCGGTAGGCAGTAACCTGGCTGATCCTGTCAGCCAGGCGAAACTAGCGATCGAAGCACTAAAAACGCTGCCTGAATCAGAGTTTGTAAAAGCCTCTGAACTATACAGCAGCACGCCTATGGGGCCACAAAACCAACCGGATTACATCAATGCGGTCGTGGCAATAAAAACTAATTTGACGCCTCTGCAACTGCTTGATTGCACACAAGCCATTGAGCAGGAACAAGGGCGTGTCCGTAAAGATGAACGCTGGGGACCAAGAACTCTTGATCTCGACATTATTCTTTATGGCAATGAGGTGATTAACTCCGAAAGACTGACCATTCCTCACTACGGAATGAAGGAGCGCGAGTTCGTGCTCTATCCTCTTGCGGAAATTGCACCAAGTTTACAACTCCCTGACGGGACCGAGGTCTCTGCTCTGCTCAAACAAGTAGACAGAAACGGCCTCAGTATTTGGCAGTCATAGCCAACTCCTAGGAAGGATAAAATAATGAAAAAAATGACCATAAACGACCTTATCAAGTGGAAACAAGAAGGTCGTAAATTTGCCACTTCAACGGCTTACGATGCGAGCTTTGCTCAGCTATTTGAAAGCCAGGAAATGCCTGTTCTGCTAGTGGGTGACTCACTGGGAATGGTTCTTCAAGGTGAAAACGATACGCTGCCGGTAACCGTAGATGACATTGTTTACCACACGCGCTGTGTACGTACAGGAAGCCCGAACTGTCTTCTGATGGCTGATATGCCGTTCATGAGCTACGCAACGCCAGAACAAGCCTGTGAAAGCGCAGCAAAAATCATGCGTGCAGGTGCAAACATGGTGAAGATTGAAGGTGGCGAATGGTTAGTTGATACCGTCAAGATGCTAACTGAACGTGCCGTGCCTGTGTGTGCGCACTTAGGTCTGACTCCTCAGTCGGTGAACATCTTCGGTGGCTATAAAATACAAGGCCGCGATCAGGAAAAAGCGGATCGTATGGTCAAAGATGCACTCGCACTGCAAGAAGCCGGCGCTCAGATCGTACTACTTGAGTGTGTTCCTGCGGAACTGGCAGAACGTATTACGAAATTACTCGACGTGCCTGTCATCGGTATTGGCGCAGGTAACGTGACGGACGGTCAAATTCTTGTAATGCATGATATGTTCGGCATCTCTGCTAACTACATGCCTAAATTCTCGAAAAACTTTCTTGCTGAAACCGGTGATATGCGTAAAGCCGTAGCAAAATACATGGAAGATGTTGCAAACGGTGTGTTCCCAGACGAAGCTCATACCATTGCTTAGAGGATAAGTGCATGCAAACTTTTGCGGAAATTTCAGCAACTCGTGAACAGATAAAAGCCTTCAAGCGTGAAGGCCGTAAAATTGCCTTTGTCCCGACAATGGGCAATCTTCACGAAGGTCACCTGACGCTCGTTCGTAAAGCGCGCGAATACGCTGATATCGTTGTTGTAAGCATCTTTGTTAACCCGATGCAGTTTGAGCGTGCCGACGATTTGGCAAACTACCCTCGTACGCTTGATGACGACCTGAGCAAGCTTAGCGCTGAAGGGGTGGATTTAGTGTTCACACCGACACCCGAGATTATGTACCCGGAAGGTTTAGACAAGCAGACTTTTGTGGATGTACCTGGTCTTTCAACTATTCTTGAGGGTGCTTCACGTCCGGGTCACTTCCGTGGTGTCACCACTATTGTCAATAAGCTGTTTAACATCGTTCAGCCGGATGTCGCTTGCTTCGGAGAAAAAGATTTTCAGCAGCTAGCTGTCATTCGTAAGATGGTCACCGATCTGGCAATGGACATTAAAATAGTCGGTGTCCCTACCGTGCGTGAAATGGACGGACTCGCGATGAGCTCCCGAAACGGACTGCTTACTCTTGATCAACGCCAGCGTGCTCCGGTTCTTGCCCGCACAATGCGATGGATTAGCAGCGCAATGCGTGGCGGCCGCGATGATTACGCGTCAATTATTGAAGATGCAAATGATCAGCTTCGTGCTG is part of the Vibrio sp. B1FLJ16 genome and encodes:
- the folK gene encoding 2-amino-4-hydroxy-6-hydroxymethyldihydropteridine diphosphokinase, whose protein sequence is MITAYIAVGSNLADPVSQAKLAIEALKTLPESEFVKASELYSSTPMGPQNQPDYINAVVAIKTNLTPLQLLDCTQAIEQEQGRVRKDERWGPRTLDLDIILYGNEVINSERLTIPHYGMKEREFVLYPLAEIAPSLQLPDGTEVSALLKQVDRNGLSIWQS
- the panB gene encoding 3-methyl-2-oxobutanoate hydroxymethyltransferase; amino-acid sequence: MKKMTINDLIKWKQEGRKFATSTAYDASFAQLFESQEMPVLLVGDSLGMVLQGENDTLPVTVDDIVYHTRCVRTGSPNCLLMADMPFMSYATPEQACESAAKIMRAGANMVKIEGGEWLVDTVKMLTERAVPVCAHLGLTPQSVNIFGGYKIQGRDQEKADRMVKDALALQEAGAQIVLLECVPAELAERITKLLDVPVIGIGAGNVTDGQILVMHDMFGISANYMPKFSKNFLAETGDMRKAVAKYMEDVANGVFPDEAHTIA
- the panC gene encoding pantoate--beta-alanine ligase, whose translation is MQTFAEISATREQIKAFKREGRKIAFVPTMGNLHEGHLTLVRKAREYADIVVVSIFVNPMQFERADDLANYPRTLDDDLSKLSAEGVDLVFTPTPEIMYPEGLDKQTFVDVPGLSTILEGASRPGHFRGVTTIVNKLFNIVQPDVACFGEKDFQQLAVIRKMVTDLAMDIKIVGVPTVREMDGLAMSSRNGLLTLDQRQRAPVLARTMRWISSAMRGGRDDYASIIEDANDQLRAAGLHPDEIFIRDSRTLQDITTGTTQAVILMSAFLGSVRLIDNQTVDIALETKEDSESGAAPSASAE